One Actinomadura viridis genomic region harbors:
- a CDS encoding acyl-CoA dehydrogenase, translating to MNSQLLSRRDLDFLLYEWLDVEGLTARPRYAEHDRSTFDAVLELSQQIATDHFAPHNKLSDANEPTFDGERVHLIPEVKKAVEEFANSGLLAASLDAEHGGMQLPYVVGSACIAWFQAANVATSSYTMLTLGNLNLLLAHGSAEQVDTFVRPMLEGRFLGTMCLSEPQAGSSLTDITTRAVPQDDGTYRLSGTKMWISAGDHELSENIVHLVLAKIPGGPPGVKGISLFIVPKYLVGRDGAVGERNDVVLAGLNHKMGYRGTTNTLLNFGEGVHTPGGAPGAVAYLVGEPHRGLAYMFHMMNEARIGVGAGAAALGYTGYLKSLAYARERPQGRPIAGKDPATPQVPIIEHADVRRMLLAQKAYAEGAMALVLLCARLSDDAATAPTEDERAEAALLLDTLTPIVKSWPSQWGPAANDLAIQVHGGYGYTRDYDVEQHYRDNRLNPIHEGTHGIQALDLLGRKVTAGGGAGLAALAARMNRTAERAVQAGGELADHGRALKSTTDRLVEVTAALWAPMDVEAALANATVYLEAAGHTVVAWIWLEQALTAASAAGTASAGTDDPFYRGKLHAARYFFRWELPRTGPQFDLLASGDRTTLDMPADCF from the coding sequence ATGAACTCGCAGCTCCTGTCGCGGCGTGACCTGGACTTCCTGCTGTACGAATGGCTCGACGTCGAGGGGCTCACCGCCCGCCCGCGGTACGCCGAGCACGACCGGTCGACGTTCGACGCGGTGCTGGAGCTGTCGCAGCAGATCGCGACCGACCACTTCGCCCCGCACAACAAGCTGTCGGACGCCAACGAGCCCACCTTCGACGGCGAGCGGGTGCATCTGATCCCCGAGGTGAAGAAGGCGGTGGAGGAGTTCGCGAACAGCGGGCTCCTGGCGGCCAGCCTGGACGCCGAGCACGGCGGGATGCAGCTGCCCTACGTGGTCGGCAGCGCCTGCATCGCCTGGTTCCAGGCCGCCAACGTCGCCACGTCCTCGTACACGATGCTCACCCTCGGCAACCTGAACCTGCTGCTGGCGCACGGCTCCGCCGAGCAGGTCGACACGTTCGTCCGCCCCATGCTGGAGGGACGGTTCCTCGGCACGATGTGCCTGTCGGAACCGCAGGCCGGGTCGTCGCTGACCGACATCACCACCCGCGCCGTCCCGCAGGACGACGGCACCTACCGGCTGTCCGGCACCAAGATGTGGATCTCGGCGGGCGACCACGAGCTGAGCGAGAACATCGTCCACCTCGTCCTGGCCAAGATCCCGGGCGGGCCGCCCGGCGTGAAGGGCATCAGCCTGTTCATCGTCCCCAAGTACCTCGTCGGCCGCGACGGCGCCGTGGGGGAGCGCAACGACGTCGTCCTGGCGGGCCTGAACCACAAGATGGGGTACCGCGGCACCACGAACACGCTGCTCAACTTCGGCGAGGGCGTCCACACCCCCGGCGGCGCCCCCGGCGCCGTCGCGTACCTGGTCGGCGAGCCGCACCGGGGCCTGGCGTACATGTTCCACATGATGAACGAGGCGCGCATCGGGGTGGGCGCCGGTGCCGCGGCCCTGGGCTACACCGGCTACCTCAAGTCCCTCGCCTACGCCCGCGAGCGGCCCCAGGGGCGTCCGATCGCGGGCAAGGACCCGGCGACCCCGCAGGTGCCGATCATCGAGCACGCCGACGTGCGCCGCATGCTGCTGGCGCAGAAGGCCTACGCCGAGGGGGCCATGGCGCTCGTCCTGCTGTGCGCGCGCCTGTCCGACGACGCCGCCACGGCCCCCACGGAAGACGAACGCGCCGAGGCCGCGCTGCTGCTCGACACGCTCACCCCCATCGTCAAGAGCTGGCCGTCGCAGTGGGGCCCGGCCGCGAACGACCTGGCGATCCAGGTGCACGGCGGTTACGGCTACACCCGCGACTACGACGTCGAGCAGCACTACCGCGACAACCGGCTCAACCCGATCCATGAGGGCACCCACGGGATCCAGGCGCTCGACCTGCTCGGCCGCAAGGTGACGGCGGGCGGCGGCGCGGGCCTGGCCGCCCTGGCCGCACGGATGAACCGGACCGCCGAACGCGCCGTCCAGGCCGGCGGCGAACTCGCCGACCACGGCCGCGCCCTCAAGAGCACCACCGACCGGCTCGTGGAGGTCACGGCGGCGCTGTGGGCGCCGATGGATGTGGAGGCGGCGCTCGCCAACGCCACGGTCTACCTCGAAGCAGCCGGCCACACCGTGGTCGCCTGGATCTGGCTGGAGCAGGCCCTGACCGCGGCGTCCGCCGCCGGCACCGCGTCCGCCGGCACCGACGATCCGTTCTACCGTGGCAAGCTGCATGCCGCGCGGTACTTCTTCCGGTGGGAGCTGCCCAGGACGGGCCCGCAGTTCGACCTGCTGGCCTCCGGCGACCGCACCACGCTGGACATGCCCGCCGACTGCTTCTAG
- a CDS encoding SDR family oxidoreductase: protein MTDPRPSPLSALFDLTGKTAVVTGGSRGIGLMMARGLLQAGASVVISSRKADACEQAVAELSPYGQVRAVPADLSRQDECRRLAGEVLTTTDRVHVLVNNAGATWGEPLESYPASAWDKVLDVNLKSPFWLVQEFLDALCAAGTPDDPARIINVGSVDAIHVPALPTYAYSSSKAALHQLTRHLARDLGPRAITVNAVAPGPFPSKMMAATLEAFGDAIAAAAPLRRIGRPDDMAGVVLYLAGRAGAYVTGAVIPVDGGIATTASGV, encoded by the coding sequence ATGACGGATCCACGACCGAGCCCGCTCAGCGCCCTGTTCGACCTCACCGGCAAGACCGCCGTCGTCACCGGCGGCAGCCGGGGCATCGGCCTGATGATGGCCAGGGGACTGCTGCAGGCCGGGGCGAGCGTCGTCATCAGCTCACGGAAGGCCGACGCCTGCGAACAGGCGGTCGCCGAGCTGTCCCCGTACGGGCAGGTGCGCGCCGTACCGGCCGACCTGTCCCGGCAGGACGAGTGCCGCCGCCTCGCCGGCGAGGTCCTGACGACGACCGATCGGGTCCACGTCCTGGTCAACAACGCGGGGGCCACCTGGGGCGAGCCGCTCGAAAGCTACCCCGCCTCCGCATGGGACAAGGTCCTCGACGTCAACCTCAAGTCGCCGTTCTGGCTGGTGCAGGAGTTCCTGGACGCGCTGTGCGCCGCGGGCACCCCTGACGACCCCGCCCGGATCATCAACGTGGGCAGCGTCGACGCGATCCACGTCCCCGCGCTGCCGACGTACGCCTACTCCAGCAGCAAGGCTGCCCTGCACCAGCTCACCCGGCACCTGGCGAGGGACCTGGGCCCCCGGGCGATCACCGTCAACGCCGTCGCGCCGGGGCCCTTCCCGTCCAAGATGATGGCCGCGACGCTGGAGGCGTTCGGCGACGCGATCGCCGCGGCCGCGCCGCTGCGCCGCATCGGCCGCCCCGACGACATGGCCGGGGTGGTGCTCTACCTCGCCGGGCGCGCCGGCGCGTACGTCACGGGCGCGGTGATCCCCGTGGACGGCGGGATCGCGACCACCGCCAGCGGAGTCTGA
- a CDS encoding TetR/AcrR family transcriptional regulator, translated as MTADASPPRPPRRRYPHSVRREQLTDVAERLFIDNGYAAVTMEDIARTAGVTRPVVYNHFQSKEGAYLACVERALQQHNAEMLAGLDASADPREQLAKGAEVYFGMLERDPGRWSLVFGSGSVLPGTYADQLARLRFTTIDTIAEMLRRVVPQLPQRRIQAAAHAISGVGERLGHWWRSDPSLSRAEIVEYYTDILWSGLRGHLEERPSPPGGGDGVSAARRTA; from the coding sequence GTGACCGCCGACGCTTCCCCGCCCCGGCCTCCGCGGCGCCGCTATCCCCACTCCGTACGGCGCGAGCAGCTGACCGACGTGGCGGAACGGCTGTTCATCGACAACGGGTACGCCGCGGTCACCATGGAGGACATCGCCCGGACGGCGGGGGTGACCCGTCCCGTGGTGTACAACCACTTCCAGAGCAAGGAGGGCGCCTACCTCGCCTGCGTCGAGAGGGCGCTCCAGCAGCACAACGCCGAGATGCTCGCCGGGCTGGACGCCTCGGCCGACCCCAGGGAGCAGCTGGCCAAGGGGGCCGAGGTCTACTTCGGGATGCTGGAACGGGACCCGGGCCGCTGGTCACTGGTGTTCGGGAGCGGTTCGGTCCTCCCCGGCACCTACGCCGACCAGCTCGCCCGGCTCAGGTTCACGACGATCGACACCATCGCCGAGATGCTGCGCAGGGTGGTGCCCCAGCTCCCCCAGCGCAGGATCCAGGCGGCGGCCCACGCCATCTCGGGGGTGGGCGAGCGGCTCGGTCACTGGTGGCGGAGCGACCCGTCCCTGAGCCGCGCCGAGATCGTCGAGTACTACACCGACATCCTCTGGTCGGGCCTGCGCGGCCACCTGGAGGAACGGCCATCGCCGCCCGGGGGCGGCGATGGCGTGTCCGCGGCCCGCCGGACGGCGTGA
- a CDS encoding serine hydrolase domain-containing protein, protein MHDRPQTSSPTGTPRKRRRLPRAVTAVAVLGAIMAAGTPAFSGTFQNEVREGLRTGGVLETGRPDDAVQRGAEGLVRDGFPGVLAAVRGAGGRTRDYTAGVGDKATGRKPPVNGRVRAASNTKPFVAAVVLQLVAEGKVKLDAPIETYLPGLVRGQGIDAKRITVRQVLQHTSGLPEYSNRLNPNAFEIRDVYMEPRELLDIALKHKADFAPGTRWRYSNTNYVVAGLLVQKVTGRPVGEEITQRIIRPLGLRDTYWPGVGDRTIRGPHPKGYDAPKPGAPLGDITRLDPSWGWAAGQLISSPRDLNRFFAALIGGRLLRPAELKAMMTTVRTEGSLPDSSYGLGLFKSPLTCGGELWGHGGDINGYETRGGVTKDGRAVTVAVTALPGAIAETEADMEKVHQHVLDLVDTAICK, encoded by the coding sequence GTGCACGACCGTCCCCAGACCTCAAGCCCCACCGGCACCCCGCGAAAGCGCCGCAGGCTTCCCCGGGCGGTCACCGCGGTGGCGGTGCTGGGCGCCATCATGGCGGCCGGCACACCGGCCTTCTCCGGGACGTTCCAGAACGAGGTCCGCGAAGGGCTGCGAACCGGAGGCGTTCTTGAGACGGGCAGGCCCGATGACGCCGTCCAGAGGGGCGCGGAGGGCCTGGTCCGGGACGGCTTCCCCGGCGTGCTGGCCGCAGTCAGGGGCGCCGGGGGCCGTACCCGGGACTACACCGCCGGTGTCGGCGACAAGGCCACCGGCAGGAAGCCGCCGGTGAACGGCCGGGTGCGCGCCGCCAGCAACACCAAGCCGTTCGTGGCGGCGGTGGTCCTCCAGCTCGTCGCCGAGGGCAAGGTGAAGCTGGACGCGCCGATCGAGACGTACCTGCCCGGTCTGGTCCGCGGGCAGGGGATCGACGCGAAGAGGATCACCGTGCGGCAGGTGCTCCAGCACACCAGCGGCCTGCCCGAATACAGCAACCGCCTGAACCCGAACGCCTTCGAGATCCGGGACGTCTACATGGAACCGCGCGAGCTGCTCGACATCGCGCTCAAGCACAAGGCGGACTTCGCCCCCGGAACCAGGTGGCGGTACAGCAACACCAACTACGTCGTCGCGGGCCTGCTCGTTCAGAAGGTCACCGGCCGCCCGGTGGGCGAGGAGATCACCCAGCGGATCATCCGCCCGCTGGGCCTGCGCGACACCTACTGGCCAGGCGTCGGCGACCGGACCATCCGGGGACCGCACCCCAAGGGTTACGACGCGCCCAAGCCCGGGGCGCCGCTGGGCGACATCACCCGGCTGGACCCGTCCTGGGGCTGGGCCGCCGGGCAGCTCATCAGCAGCCCGCGCGACCTCAACCGCTTCTTCGCCGCCCTGATCGGCGGCAGGCTGCTGCGCCCCGCCGAGCTGAAGGCGATGATGACCACGGTCAGGACCGAGGGCTCGCTGCCCGACTCCAGCTACGGCCTCGGCCTGTTCAAGAGCCCGCTGACGTGCGGCGGCGAACTGTGGGGCCACGGCGGCGACATCAACGGGTACGAGACCCGCGGCGGCGTCACCAAGGACGGCCGGGCGGTCACCGTGGCCGTCACCGCCCTCCCCGGCGCGATCGCCGAGACCGAGGCGGACATGGAAAAGGTGCACCAGCACGTCCTGGACCTGGTCGACACCGCCATCTGCAAGTAA
- a CDS encoding cutinase family protein, with the protein MRKLAAVLAGLVALTGLTLMTAPAAQAAPCEGTYTIVVGGTGDKDSNHAYWSGNISQRVGYPAVPTGPTARAGVNELNRLIREQRRACPNQHVKAVGFSLGAAVVHTWVTENWSSIDDVNAVLIADPKRAAGPGAPGVAAHPAIAPIVGAPLAGADNFFGDIPVLTICTDDIICDANAQSGLPGYFPGDSHGNYNFNVDAYSNDARGQWFNGVYIP; encoded by the coding sequence GTGAGAAAACTCGCCGCTGTTCTGGCCGGCCTCGTCGCTCTGACGGGTCTCACCCTGATGACGGCACCCGCCGCGCAAGCGGCCCCGTGCGAAGGCACGTACACGATCGTCGTCGGCGGAACCGGTGACAAGGACTCCAACCACGCGTACTGGTCGGGCAACATCAGCCAGCGCGTGGGTTACCCGGCCGTTCCCACCGGCCCCACCGCCCGCGCGGGGGTCAACGAGCTGAACCGGCTGATCCGCGAGCAGCGGAGGGCGTGCCCGAACCAGCACGTCAAGGCCGTCGGGTTCTCGCTCGGTGCCGCGGTGGTGCACACCTGGGTCACCGAGAACTGGTCGAGCATCGACGACGTGAACGCGGTCCTGATCGCCGACCCCAAGCGCGCCGCGGGCCCGGGCGCCCCCGGTGTCGCCGCCCATCCGGCCATCGCGCCCATCGTCGGCGCCCCGCTGGCCGGCGCGGACAACTTCTTCGGTGACATCCCCGTCCTGACGATCTGCACCGACGACATCATCTGCGACGCCAACGCGCAGTCGGGTCTGCCCGGGTACTTCCCTGGGGACAGCCACGGGAACTACAACTTCAACGTCGACGCCTACTCGAACGACGCCCGCGGGCAGTGGTTCAACGGCGTCTACATCCCCTGA
- a CDS encoding cutinase family protein, with translation MSSGAHARPDGRPKRQRYRRPAIAVAVAGAVATAAAVPLLSTDRSSNAARASQSRACTPIKMIVVPGTWETTSNADPDTAAGMLRGVTEPLERRFGSRISSYWVGYHATAFDQGKTYADSKRTGIDAARKAMTEIARDCPGTRFVGLGFSQGAHVNGDIAAQIGAGHGPVPAASYIAGGSVADPARGTRGEVNLGDPLPGTRGIAGPRPEGFGTLSGKVANVCLKGDLYCALPEENELTATLGTVLSRVGVSTLQDSAQRELSTDLGTAGGRPADLAAVPTGVKTLAGQARGKDTAGAARTADELVKLVGPLQALTRAVANPVLVNTLLNSPPGSQNHMAGQVLQSLSRTDLVGLAADLQAASAAARSGNAAGLARAALNAAAKAAPLTGLPADQLVKVTKVIQGLQPVALLAQAQNIIGGISRIDYRGVQRAARAVPVYAQRGDVRGLYRSLVAIEDRLMPLAETANRVDLGALAALLSMWPPGSPERAVGEALVVLDRVDWVRVTRDLRAIQDKLDDFDPKRPPAIDPQNPARSLSAFFGVDLLSLAPQLTSLAEHGLDVAGVPLPKGTLDRLLKTRLSPRHLVREGVDAAVFYGTRRHEMYGTAPVDGTGRPALVTLSDWLAQRIETA, from the coding sequence GTGAGTTCCGGAGCGCACGCCCGGCCGGACGGGCGGCCGAAAAGACAGAGGTACCGCAGGCCCGCGATCGCGGTCGCCGTGGCGGGAGCGGTCGCCACCGCCGCCGCCGTCCCGCTGCTGAGCACGGACCGCTCGTCGAACGCGGCGCGGGCGTCCCAGTCCCGGGCCTGCACGCCGATCAAGATGATCGTCGTCCCCGGCACCTGGGAGACCACGTCGAACGCCGACCCGGACACGGCGGCCGGGATGCTGCGCGGCGTCACCGAACCGCTGGAACGCCGGTTCGGGTCCCGGATCTCCTCGTACTGGGTCGGCTACCACGCGACCGCGTTCGACCAGGGCAAGACCTACGCCGACTCGAAGCGGACCGGGATCGACGCGGCCCGCAAGGCGATGACCGAGATCGCGCGGGACTGCCCCGGCACCCGGTTCGTCGGGCTCGGCTTCAGCCAGGGCGCGCACGTCAACGGGGACATCGCCGCCCAGATCGGCGCCGGGCACGGGCCCGTCCCGGCCGCCTCGTACATCGCGGGCGGGAGCGTGGCCGACCCGGCCAGGGGGACCAGGGGCGAGGTGAACCTCGGCGATCCGCTGCCCGGCACCCGGGGCATCGCCGGCCCGCGGCCGGAGGGTTTCGGCACCCTGTCCGGCAAGGTCGCGAACGTGTGCCTCAAGGGTGACCTGTACTGCGCCCTGCCCGAGGAGAACGAGCTCACGGCCACCCTGGGCACCGTGCTCAGCCGCGTCGGGGTCAGCACCCTCCAGGACTCGGCGCAGCGCGAGCTGTCCACCGACCTCGGCACGGCCGGCGGCCGGCCCGCCGACCTCGCCGCGGTGCCCACCGGCGTGAAGACGCTGGCCGGCCAGGCGCGCGGCAAGGACACCGCCGGGGCGGCACGGACGGCGGACGAGCTGGTGAAGCTGGTCGGCCCGTTGCAGGCCCTCACCCGCGCCGTCGCCAATCCCGTCCTGGTGAACACGCTGCTGAATTCCCCGCCCGGTTCGCAGAACCACATGGCGGGCCAGGTGTTGCAGTCGCTGTCCAGGACCGACCTGGTCGGGCTCGCCGCCGACCTCCAGGCCGCGAGCGCCGCCGCCCGTTCGGGGAACGCCGCCGGGCTGGCGCGGGCGGCGCTGAACGCGGCGGCCAAGGCCGCACCCCTGACCGGGCTGCCCGCCGACCAGCTGGTCAAGGTCACCAAGGTGATCCAAGGTCTCCAGCCGGTCGCGCTGCTGGCCCAGGCGCAGAACATCATCGGCGGTATCAGCAGGATCGACTACCGGGGCGTCCAGCGTGCCGCGCGGGCCGTCCCCGTGTACGCGCAGCGCGGTGACGTCCGCGGGCTCTACCGCTCCCTGGTCGCGATCGAGGACCGGCTGATGCCGCTGGCGGAGACCGCCAACCGGGTCGACCTCGGCGCACTCGCCGCGCTCCTGTCGATGTGGCCGCCCGGCTCGCCGGAACGGGCCGTCGGCGAGGCGCTGGTCGTGCTCGACCGGGTCGACTGGGTCCGGGTCACCCGTGACCTGCGCGCCATCCAGGACAAGCTCGACGACTTCGATCCGAAGCGGCCACCGGCCATCGACCCGCAGAACCCGGCCAGGTCGTTGAGCGCCTTCTTCGGCGTCGACCTGCTCTCCCTCGCCCCGCAGCTCACCAGCCTGGCCGAGCACGGCCTGGACGTCGCCGGGGTGCCGCTGCCGAAGGGCACGCTCGACCGGCTCCTCAAGACCCGGCTGTCCCCGCGCCACCTGGTCAGGGAGGGCGTCGACGCCGCGGTGTTCTACGGGACGCGGCGGCACGAGATGTACGGGACCGCCCCGGTCGACGGCACCGGAAGGCCCGCGCTGGTCACGCTCTCGGACTGGCTCGCCCAGCGAATCGAGACCGCCTGA
- a CDS encoding serine hydrolase domain-containing protein, translating to MRSRKFAVRAGAALAAVTAAAGMVVAVTGQDREATVASAGARTEPDRSEQAGAVLQDRVTKVRAEHKLPGMVGMVRDGDSVRYAAAGHGDMFRRVPADPKAKFRIASNTKAFVATVLLQLEAEGRLSMNDTVDRWLPGLVAANGNDGRKITIRQLLNHTSGIPDYLNDLWISGNYVADINPAQRWDPRTLVKAGTSKRSLAEPGTEYNYSNTGYTLAGMIIQTVTGRHPSAEVRTRIIEPLGLTDTTYPESDPRLYGNWLHGYFTIRDISFSNVQILNAAGAIVSTQADLADFTRALASGRLLAPAQQRQLQQVVSAEKPYGLGVAVMQTRCGTAWTHNGAALGYFSTWFTSPDGKQQAVTAVNRYNLLPSKTDGAVTTAALDAFCALKGK from the coding sequence ATGAGAAGTCGGAAGTTCGCCGTCCGCGCGGGCGCGGCCCTGGCGGCGGTGACCGCCGCCGCCGGGATGGTGGTGGCCGTGACCGGCCAGGACCGGGAGGCCACGGTCGCCTCGGCGGGGGCGCGGACCGAGCCGGACCGCAGCGAGCAGGCCGGTGCGGTCCTCCAGGACCGCGTGACCAAGGTCCGGGCGGAGCACAAGCTGCCCGGCATGGTCGGCATGGTCCGGGACGGCGACTCCGTCCGGTACGCCGCCGCCGGTCACGGCGACATGTTCCGGCGGGTGCCGGCCGATCCCAAGGCGAAGTTCCGCATCGCCAGCAACACCAAGGCGTTCGTGGCCACCGTCCTGCTGCAGCTGGAGGCCGAGGGCAGGCTGTCCATGAACGACACCGTCGACCGGTGGCTGCCGGGCCTGGTCGCGGCCAACGGCAACGACGGCCGGAAGATCACCATCCGGCAGCTGCTCAACCACACCAGCGGGATCCCCGACTACCTCAACGACCTCTGGATCTCGGGGAACTACGTCGCCGACATCAACCCCGCGCAGCGCTGGGACCCGCGCACGCTGGTGAAGGCGGGCACGTCCAAGCGGTCGCTGGCGGAGCCCGGCACGGAGTACAACTACTCCAACACCGGCTACACGCTGGCCGGAATGATCATCCAGACCGTGACGGGCAGGCACCCGTCCGCCGAGGTACGGACACGGATCATCGAACCGCTCGGCCTCACCGACACCACCTACCCCGAGTCCGATCCCCGGCTGTACGGGAACTGGCTGCACGGCTACTTCACCATCCGCGACATCTCGTTCTCGAACGTCCAGATCCTCAACGCGGCGGGGGCCATCGTCTCCACCCAGGCCGACCTGGCCGACTTCACGCGCGCGCTGGCGTCCGGCCGCCTGCTCGCGCCCGCGCAGCAGCGGCAACTCCAGCAGGTGGTGTCGGCCGAGAAGCCCTACGGCCTCGGCGTCGCCGTGATGCAGACCCGCTGCGGCACCGCGTGGACCCACAACGGGGCCGCGCTCGGCTACTTCAGCACCTGGTTCACCAGCCCGGACGGCAAGCAGCAGGCCGTCACGGCCGTCAACCGGTACAACCTGCTGCCCTCCAAGACCGACGGCGCCGTCACCACGGCCGCGCTGGACGCCTTCTGCGCCCTCAAGGGCAAGTGA
- a CDS encoding AfsR/SARP family transcriptional regulator encodes MTSGTMTDPSPRHFRFAVLGPLRAWRDGDQLDLGPIRQQALLAALLLRPDLPVSRRELLDGVWGTEPPGSGSKIVPVYVHRLRRCLGTLGEGPHDSVIGRDRGGYRFVSGGTRVDAMRLDEIAAEAATARGSGDLASAVKAYARALGLFQGEPLAGLPGPFAEAERLRLEERRLTLLQEKVECQLRLGRHVEAAGELHALTATHQHSEPLAALLMRALYGSGRQADALAVYAQLRRRLVDDLGVEPGERLRRVHQAVLRADDETLGLAPRREPAATERERARVPRTAPHARRVPDELPADVGEIVGRDEELALLSGGAGATAVTVAAVDGVAGAGKTALAVRAARSMCGGYPDGCLFVALHGHSERRDAVPPERALRRLLRAIGVQDSSDDLDELVAFWRSATAGLRLLLVLDDAAGADQVRPLLPAGAGSRVLVTSRHRLVGLDVDRRVSLGPLAPEAAEALLARIVGGRRAEGERDAVRELARLCDRLPLALRIAGARIQSRPAWTIGHLAHRMADDDRRLEELTAEDRSVEAAFRLSYLRLPAAERHAFRALGRAPAVEIGHRTLAATLGWAAHRAERALENLVDASLVQQPSAHRYLLNGLLALYARRLAAEERHVAGRGGLVAVGSAPGGF; translated from the coding sequence ATGACCTCGGGCACGATGACGGACCCTTCCCCCCGCCACTTCCGCTTCGCCGTGCTGGGCCCCCTGCGGGCGTGGCGCGACGGGGATCAGCTGGACCTCGGCCCGATCCGGCAGCAGGCGCTGCTGGCGGCCCTCCTGCTGCGCCCGGACCTGCCCGTCAGCCGCCGGGAACTGCTCGACGGGGTGTGGGGCACCGAGCCGCCCGGCTCCGGCAGCAAGATCGTGCCCGTGTACGTCCACCGGCTGCGCCGCTGCCTGGGGACGCTGGGCGAGGGCCCGCACGACTCGGTGATCGGCCGGGACCGGGGCGGCTACCGCTTCGTCAGCGGCGGGACGCGGGTGGACGCGATGCGGCTGGACGAGATCGCGGCCGAGGCGGCCACCGCCAGGGGGTCCGGCGATCTGGCGTCCGCGGTGAAGGCGTACGCCCGCGCTCTCGGGCTGTTCCAGGGCGAGCCGCTGGCCGGGCTTCCCGGACCGTTCGCGGAGGCGGAGCGGCTGCGGCTGGAGGAGCGCAGACTCACTCTCCTCCAGGAGAAGGTCGAATGCCAGCTCCGGCTGGGCCGGCACGTCGAGGCGGCCGGTGAGCTGCACGCCCTGACCGCGACCCACCAGCACAGCGAGCCGCTGGCCGCGCTGCTGATGCGCGCGCTGTACGGGAGCGGCCGGCAGGCCGACGCGCTGGCCGTGTACGCGCAGCTGCGCCGCCGGCTGGTGGACGACCTGGGCGTGGAGCCGGGTGAGCGGTTGCGGCGCGTGCACCAGGCGGTGCTGCGGGCCGACGACGAGACCCTGGGCCTCGCCCCGCGCCGCGAGCCCGCGGCCACGGAGCGCGAGCGCGCCCGGGTCCCGCGCACGGCCCCGCACGCGCGGCGCGTCCCCGACGAGCTCCCGGCCGATGTCGGGGAGATCGTCGGCCGGGACGAGGAACTGGCGCTGCTCTCCGGCGGTGCGGGCGCGACCGCCGTGACGGTGGCGGCGGTGGACGGTGTGGCGGGGGCCGGGAAGACCGCGCTGGCGGTACGGGCGGCCCGGTCGATGTGCGGGGGCTATCCGGACGGCTGCCTGTTCGTCGCCCTGCACGGGCACAGCGAGCGGCGGGACGCGGTGCCACCCGAGCGCGCGCTGCGGCGGCTGCTGCGGGCGATCGGCGTCCAGGACTCCTCCGACGACCTCGACGAGCTGGTCGCGTTCTGGCGGAGCGCGACCGCCGGGCTGCGCCTGCTGCTGGTCCTCGACGACGCGGCCGGCGCCGACCAGGTGCGCCCGCTGCTCCCCGCGGGGGCGGGCAGCCGGGTACTGGTGACCAGCCGTCACCGCCTGGTCGGGCTGGACGTGGACCGCCGGGTCTCCCTGGGACCGCTCGCGCCGGAGGCCGCGGAGGCGCTGCTGGCCCGCATCGTGGGCGGCCGGCGCGCGGAGGGCGAGCGGGACGCGGTGCGCGAGCTGGCCCGGCTGTGCGACCGGCTGCCGCTGGCACTGCGCATCGCGGGCGCGCGGATCCAGAGCCGCCCGGCCTGGACGATCGGGCATCTGGCGCACCGGATGGCCGACGACGACCGGCGCCTGGAGGAGCTGACGGCGGAGGACCGCAGCGTGGAGGCGGCGTTCCGGCTCTCCTACCTGCGACTCCCGGCCGCCGAACGGCACGCGTTCCGCGCGCTGGGCCGGGCACCGGCCGTGGAGATCGGCCACCGGACGCTGGCCGCCACCCTCGGCTGGGCGGCGCACCGGGCCGAGCGGGCCCTGGAGAACCTGGTGGACGCGAGCCTCGTCCAGCAGCCGTCCGCGCACCGGTACCTGCTGAACGGCCTGCTCGCCCTGTACGCGCGGCGACTCGCCGCGGAGGAGCGCCACGTGGCGGGCCGCGGCGGCCTGGTCGCCGTCGGGAGCGCCCCCGGAGGGTTCTGA